From the Lemur catta isolate mLemCat1 chromosome 1, mLemCat1.pri, whole genome shotgun sequence genome, the window ACCACATCTGTGTGCGGTTGTCCAGAAAACATAATGTGGTTGAAGATTCACCAAACAAGCTCTGTACTTTGGTTACCACTTTCAAAAATCCACAGCCAATGTGGATGGGAACTAACCGCCGGTCGTCAAATAAAGTTATAAACTACCCTctttctccctgcccccccccaaagaaacccaaattttaaaaaactatcaagGACTTCATTTTGGTAAACATTGCTCGTTTCGGGTATTGTATTATAGCTTATTAAATCACTGGGCTTCCTCTTATCTGTTCTAGTGCACATGTTCTACTACGTGCATCTTGGAACGTCTCTGGCGTCATCCCAGCCCAACAAGCAcactgagagaaagaagaaatgcgCATACCAGAAGTGCAGAGACAGTGGCTCCCGCTGGCGCAAACAACAGGGACTCCAGAAGACGCAGGACTCGGCGGTAAAATGATGCCCAAGGCTCGCTATACAGCTCACCGACAGCTCGCCTCTCAGTCCACACATTACAGATCGCTAACCCAGAGCAGCCGCCAGGGCGTCGCCGGAAGTCCCGCCCTCTCCTTTCCGGCGCTGCCTTCTGACGTCACGTCACGTGGGCTCAGCAGGGGAGGCCTTCCGGAGTGAAAGCTGCGCCTTGGGGGGACCAGCTGTCAGTCGGCATTTCGGTCCTTACCGTCTACGTTTTTAACAGTCTTGCGGCTTGTACCTGTTTTCCGGGTTCTCCCGCCCCATTTATCTTAAAAAGCGCTTTCTAACCCTCCTCTCTTAGCCTGCTCCCTGCTCGGCCTAGTATTTATAAGCACTTGCTGATAAAGTACTGAAATAAAACGATCTTTTCACAAATCCTACTCAGCTTCAGACTCCTTGACGGTAGGACTTTATCTCTTAACCTTTTTGACCAGTTTATCACCAGTATCTGGTACAATTCTTGGAACCTGGTAGGCTACAGTAAATCAATCAATATCTCTCTCCCCCAGCTCATTTGGAAATTTTACTGTAAAAATTAAGTTAAGGCACATAAGTTGGTGGCTTTTGGGCCAAAACCCAGCCAGCACggtgttttcaaatattttggcttaatttttctaaaaacatacaACACAAGACCATTTATTGTGGAAAGGtcagtcttttcagcaaatggtgctgagaaaactggatagccacatccaaagaatgaaattggccccttacctaacaccatatagaaaaattaacttaaaatggatcaaaaaccCAAATGTAAGAGCAAAAACTTTCTGATGCtccaaaattaagaataaaaaaaaattaaagagcaaaatgCATAAAACAGAATATAGAGGAAAACTTTCATGACCTTCGTCatgaatatgacaccaaaagcataggcaacaatagaaaaaaatagagaaatcagaCTTcgtaaaataaaaaacttttgtgcataAAAGGACACTGTCGAATGAAAAGGGAACCCACAGCATGGGAGAACATACTTGGAAATAATATATCTGTTAAGAAATTAATATcaagaatgtataaagaactcctacaggccgggcgcagtgcagtggctcatgcctgtaatcctagcactctgggaggccgaggcaggaggattgtttaagctcaggagtttgagaccagcctgagcaagagtgagaccctgtctctactaaaaatagaaagaaattatatggacaactaaaaatatatatagaaagaaattagcagggcatggtggcgcatgcctgtagtcccagctactcgggaggctgaggcaggaggagcgcttgagcccaggagtttgaggttgctgtgagctaggctgatgccatggcactctagcccgggcaacagagtgagactctgtctcaaaaaaaaaaaaaaaaaaaggtgagatgCATCACTTCTTTTACTATAGGAGGGAAAGAAATGTTTCAGTTCATTTGGGTCTTTGAGTGGCTAAAACAGGGGTTTAACCAACAaactttttttgttgcttttctcaGGGAAGAAACTACGGGCCCAATGAAATCCATGAAAACTCTCACCTCACATGAGGTAAATTCGACTTTATtactgacaaagattctttgtttGACCAAACCTTAGTCAGGCTTCTGAATCTTCAACTAAGTCCAGCTGTacacttccttgtaaaatctaGTTTTGGCCAGAACTCTGCTAACTTAGTTTAGCAAGAACCCCCTACCTTCAATATCTGATCATCCTCAATATCTGGTCAGGTTCTTCATCTTCCATTATTCCCCAGGTAACATCTGATCACcttggcctgtcttcagcaagaattcggtaggttttttttttttttcccagaatcaCCTTTATCCCTTCCTCCAGTGAATTTTACATTCACTGACCCTCATGTGcttcttggctataaattcccacttgcctaTGCTATATTTGGATTTGAGCCTAATCTCTTTCCTCCACTGCAAAATCCCATTGCTGTAGTCCGTATACCTATTGCACAGtgctgaataaagtcttccttaccatgctttaataagtattattaaataatttttttattttacattaccTCCTAACCATTCCTATTCCTTCTAATGGCAGTTCATAAAATGTGGTCCCCAGACCGTTGGCAccagcatcacttgggaactagttagaaatgtaaatttttaggCTCTAGCTACTGATTTTACTAAATCAGAAACCCTGGAGTGGGCCCCAGCAATCTTTATCTTAACCAGATTTCCAGATTATCCTGATGGTCTCTAAAGTTAGAGAACCAGTGCTTTTGAAGAAACATTGAAAAGAAAGTAAGTGAAATTTCCAGTCAAAGAGACTTCCCATAGcaaatttgcaaaaataacatattttccttttttgttgagATATGTTTAGTCTAGTATTGGGAAGTGACACACACATTTGGTATACCTTAAGAACAATGATTGTTACAGCCCAACCAAGTTCATTGCCTGCTGCtgaagaggaagccaatacactgagacagcaggggttacagcagagaaagagtttaatattgcaggcaccatgctaggagacaggaggaatttctcaaatctgtctctgagaatttgggagaaagggtttttaaagatagtttggagagcaaagggctaggcaattgggtctgcttaTTGGCAGAGTATGAACTCATAGGGTTGGGATGCAGAGATTATCTTATCAGTTGTGCAGTTTCCTTGGTGGGGGGTTCTTGAGGCTGTTGGATCTGTTCCCACACCTATCCACAGGTCTGGTTGGCATCAGTGAGTCTCCCCAGAATGCAGAGTCTGAAAAATACTTGAAAGACTAGTCTTAGgctttaaaataacaatgttgTCTATAGAAGCACAAGTCTTGGGCTTTACAATAGCAATGCTATGTATAGAAGTAGtggggaagtcacaaatcttgcACCTGTCAGAGAGGATAGTGCCATTAAGCAGTAACCAGTTACAGCAGTaggaagttagggaacaatggctgaTTAACTTCTGGCTATATccatacttttataaaaatcagactTTGATTACTATTTATACCTTATGACTCTGCATTGTTTTAATATAGACAGTTTTATGATCATAGCCAATTAACTCCAACTATTTTctgcaggaaaggaaaaaatcacTACTTGGTGATGTCAGAGTTCTTAGGATTTTTCTGAAGACTTCCCCATACCAGTTTTCTGTCTGTCAGCACACACTCCTGGTCTGCAGTGTATAGCCAAAAAACCAGAGATGTCCTTTTGTTGACTTCAAGCTGTAAACACAGATTAATATCAGAAGCCAGAGTAAGGAAATAGTAAGGGACTAGGTGAGAAAGTTTAAAACAAGCTTTGTTTTCAAcaaaagcatttcctttctggAGCAAAAATGGTGACGTTttgtagagaaaaataatttttaaatatacagagcCATAATATTTATCAcaacatgaaatatttaaaagtgacaAGATAAACATGTTCCCTGTCTTAGTGCATTTGGGCTgcaattgttaaagaaaaaaattattcaatgatacTTGTTAGAGCATGGttaggaagactttattcaggattATGCAATAGGTAGGGACTATAGCAATGGGATTTTGCAGTGGAGAGAGATTTCACTCAActctaaatacataaatacagcATAGGCAAGTAgaaatttatagccaaggagtaGGGtaggggtcagtggatggaaaattactaagcaGAAATATCAGGGCTCAGAAGATTCTTGCtaaagacaggccagggtgatcagacatcacctatgggatggtggaggatgaggaaccttATCCAACATTGAAAGTGATCAGGTATTAAGGGTGTTGGAAGTGGGGTTCtcgctaaactgacttagcagggttctttACTAAAATTGGATTTTATAAGGAAATGCACAGATGAGCCTGTGAGAAAGTTtaggagcctgactaaagtttggccaagcaaaaaaaattgttgctataacaaaaataccatagactgggtggcttataaacaatagaaaggTATTTGTCACAGTTTTGGAGGTTAgtatcaaggtgccagcaaattCTGTgactggtgagggcccatttcctggttcatagatggccatCTCTTCACCGTGTCCTCCCATGACAGAAGGGGCAAGAGAGCTCTCTCCTGTTTTATAAGGgcacactaatcccattcatgaggttTGAGCCCTTATGATCTAATCACACTCCACttctaaataccatcacattggggattaagtttcaacataagaattttattGGGCAAGGGGAGAGTAAGGGACACAAACATCCAGTCTATAGCACTCCCAGAACAAAGATATAACCAACAACTGATTTGAGCTACTTTATTATTAGTCAGCCTGCTTAGTccaattttagcaagaatcctgttgaGTCAGTTTAGTGACAACCCTCCACCCTTGGTATCTAATAACCTTCAATTATCTGATGAAATTTCTCACACTTCACCCATGTTATCTTATCATCTGGCCTGCCTTCAGGAAGAATCCCTCTTAACCCTGATGTTTCCTCTCAGTGATTTTTcatccactgacccccaccctgTTCCTTGGCTACAAATCCCTAGTTGTCCTTATATTCAGAGTTTAGCCCGATCTCTCTCCCCTACTGCAAATCCGTTGCTATAGTAgaccttcactttttttttttcctttttttggaacaggatcttgctcttgctctgtcccaggctagagtgcagtggtgtcatcacagcttactgcaacctcaaactcctgggcttaagcaatcctcctacctcagtctccagggtagctgggactgtaggcatgtgccaccacgcccagctaattttttctttctattttttgtagagatggggtcttgcttttgctcagggtggtcttgaacttctggcctcaagtaagcctcctcctcagcttcccaaagtgctaggattataggtgtgagccaccatgcccggcccagtGGCCCTTcttaaataaagtcttccttactgtcTTTAACAAGTGTCATGAATAATATTTTCCTGAATACTACTCCCCACTCAATCGTTCAGCTCCAGCTGAACTGGACTTCTTTCTCCTGCCTTAACATCTTTACATAGGCTGTTCATTTGCCTATGACTTTGTTCTCCTAGCTAACTACTATTGTTCTTCAAACGAAACATAATTTTCTCAGGGAAATATTCCCTGAAACCCAAGGCTGGTTAGCACTCATGCTAGATATTCTATGGCACCCTTTCCTTTTtaacattcttcacatttgtaatttctttttcattgtaaaCTCTGTAAAGATAAAGACAATACTGGCTTTGTTTGCTACTGTGTCCTCAATACCTACTATGaattggcacacagtaggccctcaaATATTAGTTGAATACATGagtgaacacacacatacaagacCAACAAATTTAAgcaaaagaacataaataaagaatgaaattagcttaatttttatgttcacttctaattttattatGGTATTGATATAGAAATTAAAGATTGacttgatatttaatttttatcaactGCAGGTTTGGTGTCATCATATTAAACCatagcttttcaaaagaaaggtCTTCACACTTGactaatactataaaatattaacgATGGCACTGACTTCCTAGCTCATCAATATGCTACAAAAGAGAatatgttcactttttaaaaaaagtaataaatcagACCACAAGCCACAACATAATATTGTTGAGCTGgaagtatttttttccctccagcaTCTGTATTAGCAAAGTTTCAGGGGgacaaaaaaaatcttacatgACAAAAAATGTAGCTTAAgcactttgctttctttttgtggAGCTTCTAGTTACTATTGGCATTTGTGAGAAATCAATAGTTGTTTTGGCTTTCAAagcctttttaaagtatttaaaaatggaCTGAAGGCTAGAGGAAGGGGCTAAGTTGTATTTTTCTGTGCCAGCAGAAACCATAGGAAACTCCTTTTTCAAAACGGTAGCTTCAGGTTTATCCAAAGGCTTAGGACTTGTCACCCATTCACGGCAGTGGTGCTTTATCCATGCTAATAATTGTACATCACTTCCCAGCTGGTGTCCTACATGATGTTCAGAGTCAATAAGCGCAACAGCGTATACTTTGCTCATCACTTCCCACTTTCTATGAACAAGTAAGTCCATGAAAACCAAGCCTCCATAACCATGTACAATGAAGGCAACATCCTTGCCTTCAGTCTTTGAAATGAAGTAATCCCATATGTAAGCCATGTGTTCTTCAGGGGTATTGCTGTATCTTTTTGGAATGCATTGGGGAGGATGCTGAAGAGAGAAAAAGCTCTCAGCTTGAGCCATTTTTTGGGAAGAGgactcaatatttttattttgtgttaaaagCCCATTCCACTCTTTTTCCGTATATAGGTCCATAAAATTGTCATTGGGGTTTAGCACAATTACATCATAATGTGCCTGCAATGCCATCTGAATACACGGTATCTGACTTCCATGTTGGAGACCATGATGTATTATTGCCTGCTGACTCCACTGACCAGCTCGGAAGACCCCGTGGTCTTGAAGGAGGACAAGAAGAACAGAATGATAATTTGTTAATGCTCTCTCACTCATGAAAAAGAAGCTTCTTGGTTCTTTATCAGCCTCTGATGGGATATATACTTTTTGTAATTTGCACACTTTTTCCAAAAGCTCATAAATGTATTGTTCAAGCAAATGGCCAAGGGCCTGGTAGCGCTTGCTATTTCTCTCAaggacatttttataatagttaAAGACAAAAGGCCTTTGTGTCTCAGTATGTCTCAATTCAGCGTTTTCATTAAAGTCATATTTAAGTTCTTCTAGTAAGTCAGATTGTTCAATAAATTTTTGGAAGCTTAGCTCCTGAGTCATTGGTAGCCACTGAAAGTAAAAAGAGTAATCAGtgttagaaaaagtaaaataaaaatttcagtttgtcAAATTCTTCTGGTGGGACATCATGCTAAATTAAGGACTTCAGGAAGACATTAATCTTTTAAACCATggtaaagactttttttttttttttttgagaaagagtctcgctctgtcacccaggctagagtgcagtggcatcatcatagctcagggcaacctccaactcctgggctcaagctatcctcccgactcagcctccctggtagctgggactgtaggtgtacaccactgcgcccagctaattttttctatttttagtagagacggggtctcactcttgctcatgctggtctccaaatcctgacctctagcgatcctcctgccttagcttcccagagtgctaggattacaggcatgagccaccacacccggcctatggTAAAGACTTTAACTCAAAATAATTGTGAATGATACAAAGTAGTGAGAGACTGAATATATGAAGAGACAATGGACAGACCATGCTATGGTTTGGGTATGGTTTTTTTAGctcttccaaatctcatgttgaaatttgattcccagtgttggaggtggaacctagtgggaagtgtttgggttgTGAGGGCAGATCTCTTATGagtggcttggtgccattctcacGGGAGGAGTAAGTCCTCACTTTTAGATCCTACAAGAACCagttgttgaaaagagcctggtaccttctctgctccctctctcttctttttctcttcctctcttgccacGTGATCTCTACATGCTGGGTTGCCTTCGCCTTCTGCCATGAATGCCAGCAGCTGAAAgccctcatcagaagcagatgctgatgcCACTTCTTATACAGCCTGGagaactgtaagccaaataatcctcttttctttataaattacccaggctcaggtattcctttatagcaacacaaacaaacCAAGACAGACCATACATAAATATAGAGCTTTGATCCACAACCTCCAGCAACTCTTCCCAGGAAGTCAATCCCTTATCTACAATAAACCCAGGAAGTCACCCTGGCATAAGTCAGACTGGCAGGAAGGCAGATTTCTATCTCCAGTGACAATCTATAAAACTAACCAAAAATTTCTCTAATGATTGGCCCAAAATGGCCAGGACTTAATAACTGACAGCTTCTCTAATTTTTGTCACCACTTCCAACTTGGGACCaatcagagaaagccaaatatgtaCCCCTCACCAATCACATACAATTACCCCTCCCTTTTAGTTAGCCCTCCTGCAGCTTTCCCATGGCAACAGCTTGCAATCAGGGCAAACCTGAAGTCTTCTCTTTTTCCCACTCCcttgcctgcctttgagtctccgCCCAAATGCAAGGGATAATGGCCGAGTCTCTTTCTATAGCAAGCTCAGAATAAATAGGCTTTGCTTTTGCTGTTAAATAAATGGCAGAACAGTGTGCGTGAAATGTGAATCAGGCAGTATAGTTTATGATCAATTCATCTAATACCAGAAGATATGGTTATTCTGAtatctgagaaggaaaaaaataggttgAATGAGAAGTTAATTTACACAGTTTCTGCGGGTAGAGcttaaggggaaaagaaaagactCTGAAAGATTAAGTGGCTTGCCCTAAAGCCAAATAAGTACTAAAAGATTGTGTAAGAGGCTGACTCTCAAATTCCCATTCTTAAATACATTAACATTCtcctttcttaaatttcttaaCACTGACACTGGCAATCCACAACCCATTTCCAATAAGTAGCACTCAAAATGATGTTCAGTGCAACTCAAACTGCTAGCAGGCCTAAGGCAAAATTAAGTTTGCTTGTTCCGATTTCTTAACTGTTTTCTCACTTTCTGAATCTTATTCTCTGACTCCCATACTCAACTGGTACTTTATgaagatttttagttgtccagagcATCTATCTAGACTATTCTCTATTCCTTCCTGTTCCATTAAAAACTCGTCTAATGTTGCTAATCTCAGGTGTTATTAcgtagttaatatatttttcctaaagTATAAATGACTGGCCGACTTAACTATCCTTTAAAATGAGAAGCCTCTGGAATTAGATCGATTTAGGTTTAAATCCTAGCTCCAAATTTCCAAGCTGGGTAACTTTCAGCAGGTTTCTTGTCTTCTATTATTCATCTTCAATTCTAAGTTTTAGTTTATTTAAGCAATCAAAAATAATTCTTGCTACTCTCTGTCCTGCTATGATGCTTTATCTTTTCCCCTTCATAGCCTATATTACCCCCTGACACATAaccatttgcatattttttatcAGTCTTCCATCACAAGAAATAAAGCTCCACGTGAAAAGGAACTTTAATTCATTGCTGTATATTCAATGCTTagaacatattatataatttttaaaatgaataaatgcaaaataggaataacaaactacctcacaaggttgttatgagaattaaatgaacaaatgtatgTAAAAACCATTTTACATAGTGTTTCACACATGGAAGTTTCTGGAAATTAGATAGGATGATCTAATGATAGgtgaaatgtgaaataaaactacatatatatttcttgacCTTTTTTTCTACATTATCTGATTTTTATCCACATTAATAAATGtagtttttttattcattttatctgttTATAGTGTTCCATTGCTTGAGTatgctgttatttatttaaccatttgcCTTTTGAGGTTGCTCCAATTTTCCACTATTACAAGTAAAGCTGCAATGAATATTCTTGTGCATGTACTTTTGTGTACATATTCAGAATTTCCCTAGGCAATATGCTTAGAAGTGAGATTTCTGGGTCATTTCAGCATTCTCCATTTTACCAGACATggccaaattgctctccaaaaggaaagtctattttattttattttattttattttattttattttattttattttattttgagacagagtctcactctgttgcccgggctagagtgagtgctgtggcgtcagcctagctcacagcaacctcaaactcctgggcttaagcgatcctactgcctcagcctcccgagtagctgggactacaggcatgagccaccatgcccggctaattttttctatatatatttttagttgtccagataatttatttctatttttagtagagacggggtctcgctcaggctggtctcgaactcctgacctcgagcgatccacccgccttggcctcccagagggctaggattacaggcgtgagctaccgcgcccggccggaaagtctattttataatttggaaTGAAAGAGGAGGTTTGCACAGAAAAGCAGTCTCTCAAATCTAAAAATGTTGTGTTTATTCAGGTGCTGTGCTGTAAACTGCCTTTTTCTATACTAAAAGAGAAGGatacagaatatttaaaactcaaattAAGCAAAGAAAGTTGTTAGCTATTTAGCTTTTTCTTCAgagagtaaataaacaaaatcagtattttttagtAGCATACAATTactctttttcacttttgttaGGTGTCTGtgtacctagtttgttgagagacAATTCTCAGGGGGAAAGAATGGGAGCTggcaaacaaaaaccaaaatagcaCACAAGTACGTAAAAGATTGGTAGAGTTGGGGTGAATAGGATCAAGGTGGTGgtatttaatagaataaaaagctAGACAATTCTTACCTTAGTAATGGGAACTTCATTCCTTCACTTGGCCCATGCTGTAAACTTCCCTCTTCCACACCCCACATCCAATCAATCAGCAAATCTATGGGTTCTGTTATATGAAAGATATCTATAATCTAATCATCTATCACCCCTCCACCTTGACCATTCCAGAACaagtcaccatcatctctcaccttcATTAAGTCTACTATCTAGTCTCTGCATAAACTTGTCTCCCTCTAGTCTGTTTCCCACATAGCTGTCAGAATAATCCTTTCAAAACATCTGAATTCGATGTTACACCCTTGCTCAAAATTTTTAATGGTGATATGATTGTTGAATTCCTGTTTCTGGTCTGGCACGTAAAAATCTTAGAAGTTGCTACTGAGTCCTAACAGGAAGTAAAAAACTGAACAAACCGAAAATCAGCAACTCTTCTT encodes:
- the LOC123630590 gene encoding putative protein FAM172B, with product MALQAHYDVIVLNPNDNFMDLYTEKEWNGLLTQNKNIESSSQKMAQAESFFSLQHPPQCIPKRYSNTPEEHMAYIWDYFISKTEGKDVAFIVHGYGGLVFMDLLVHRKWEVMSKVYAVALIDSEHHVGHQLGSDVQLLAWIKHHCREWVTSPKPLDKPEATVLKKEFPMVSAGTEKYNLAPSSSLQSIFKYFKKALKAKTTIDFSQMPIVTRSSTKRKQSA